The Benincasa hispida cultivar B227 chromosome 11, ASM972705v1, whole genome shotgun sequence genome has a segment encoding these proteins:
- the LOC120091151 gene encoding two-component response regulator-like APRR2 isoform X1 yields the protein MVCTANDLHGWKDFPKGLRVLLLDGDSSSAAEIKTKLEEMEYVVVTYCNENDALSAILSKPETFHVAIVEVTTSNHDGNFKFLEAAKDLPTIMISNIHCLSTMMKCIALGAIEFLQKPLSEDKLRNIWQHVVHKAFNAGGSPVPNSLKPIKDSVASMLHLELENSENENQVQKELEILSGDDDIDHELLEGSDKYPAPSTPQQKHGMRLVDDGDCHDQLNSSLEKECGEQDGESKSVETTCINSLGEGTSQVENSQLPDQEGIKEEANSADGCGAASNIDHETHDQDNISSSEKNKSKPCGLSNPCGTKVSRKKLKVDWTPELHRKFVQAVEQLGVNQAIPSRILELMKVEGLTRHNVASHLQKYRMHKRHILPKEEDGSWSHSKDPMRKNYHPQRPVMAFPPPYHSNHIMPVAPVYPPWGHMTCPSPGVQMWVPPGYPPWRPPEIWPWKSYPGMHADTWGCPVTPPPHSPLSSHPQQHISRFENANPYDKSYGIAFNPIDLQLADEEIDKVVKEAISKPWLPLPLGLKPPSTESVLSELSRQGISTVPSHINGSKLQ from the exons ATGGTTTGCACTGCTAATGATTTACATGGTTGGAAAGATTTTCCAAAGGGGCTTAGAGTTCTCCTCCTTGATGGAGACAGCAGTTCTGCTGCTGAGATAAAAACAAAGCTTGAGGAAATGGAGTATGTTG TTGTGACTTACTGCAATGAGAATGATGCATTGTCAGCCATTTTGAGCAAACCCGAAACATTTCATGTTGCCATTGTGGAG GTAACGACAAGCAATCACGATGGGAATTTTAAGTTTCTTGAAGCTGCTAAGGACTTGCCTACCATTA TGATTTCAAATATTCATTGCCTAAGCACAATGATGAAGTGCATTGCG CTTGGTGCGATCGAGTTTCTTCAGAAACCACTCTCCGAGGACAAATTGAGGAATATTTGGCAACATGTTGTTCATAAG GCATTCAATGCAGGCGGTAGTCCTGTCCCCAATTCCTTAAAGCCTATTAAAGATTCTGTTGCCTCCATGCTGCATCTAGAATTAGAAAACAGCGAAAACGAGAATCAAGTCCAAAAAGAGTTAGAAATATTGAGTGGCGACGATGACATTGATCATGAACTACTAGAAGGAAGTGATAAGTATCCAGCTCCTTCAACTCCTCAGCAGAAGCATGGAATGCGACTGGTGGATGATGGTGACTGTCATGATCAATTAAACAGTTCGCTCGAGAAAGAGTGCGGGGAGCAAGATGGGGAATCTAAATCTGTCGAAACTACTTGTATCAATTCACTTGGTGAAGGAACTTCTCAAGTGGAAAACTCTCAGTTACCTGACCAAGAAGGAATAAAAGAGGAAGCGAACTCTGCTGATGGCTGTGGGGCTGCAAGTAACATCGATCACGAAACACATGATCAAGACAACATTAGCAGTTCCGAAAAAAACAAGAGCAAACCATGTGGTCTCAGTAATCCTTGTGGGACAAAAGTTAGCAGGAAGAAGCTGAAG GTAGACTGGACGCCCGAACTGCACCGAAAGTTTGTACAGGCAGTGGAACAACTCGGAGTGAATCAAGCAATTCCTTCTCGAATTCTCGAGCTGATGAAAGTTGAAGGCTTGACAAGGCATAATGTAGCAAGCCATCTTCAG AAGTATCGGATGCATAAGAGACACATCTTaccaaaagaagaagatgggaGTTGGTCTCATTCAAAGGATCCAATGAGGAAGAACTACCATCCACAAAGACCTGTGATGGCCTTCCCCCCTCCCTATCATTCAAATCATATAATGCCAGTTGCTCCTGTCTATCCGCCGTGGGGTCATATGACTTGCCCCTCACCCGGTGTCCAGATGTGGGTGCCACCCGGTTATCCGCCATGGCGACCACCAGAAATTTGGCCGTGGAAGTCGTATCCTGGG ATGCATGCTGATACATGGGGTTGCCCTGTGACACCACCTCCTCATAGCCCTCTCTCTTCTCATCCTCAA CAGCATATTTCAAGATTTGAAAACGCCAATCCATACGATAAAAGCTACGGCATTGCATTCAACCCTATCGATCTCCAACTG GCTGATGAAGAAATTGACAAAGTGGTGAAAGAAGCAATCAGCAAGCCATGGTTGCCATTGCCATTGGGGTTAAAGCCACCATCAACAGAAAGTGTACTGTCTGAGCTCTCAAGACAAGGCATCTCAACCGTCCCTTCTCACATCAATGGCTCTAAACTACAATGA
- the LOC120090418 gene encoding probable methyltransferase PMT14, giving the protein MGSKHNLPANRNRGPISLFAVIGLCLFFYILGAWQRSGFGKGDSIAMEITRLSNCNTVKDLNFETHHSIEITESTEPKTKVFKPCDKKYTDYTPCQEQDRAMRFPRENMIYRERHCPPVDEKLHCLIPAPKGYMTPFPWPKGRDYVHYANVPYKSLTVEKANQHWVEFQGNVFKFPGGGTMFPQGADAYIDELASVIPIADGSIRTALDTGCGVASWGAYLFKRNVLAVSFAPRDNHEAQIQFALERGVPAFIGVLGSIRLPFPSRSFDMAQCSRCLIPWTSNDGMYLMEVDRVLRPGGYWILSGPPINWKTYYQTWKRAKEDLNAEQKKIEELAEQLCWEKKYEKGDIAIWRKKENDKSCKRKKTAKICEANDVEDVWYQKMETCVTPFPEVTSDGEVAGGKLKKFPARLFAVPPRISEGLIPDVTAESFEEDNKIWRKHVNAYKRINNLIGSPRYRNVMDMNANLGGFAAAVHSKNSWVMNVVPTISKNTLGAIYERGLVGMYHDWCEGFSTYPRTYDFIHGNGVFDLYENNCNLEDILLEMDRVLRPEGIVILRDGVDVMNKVKKIAAGMRWDVKLMDHEDGPLVPEKIMVAVKQYWVVSSSHNSTSSDE; this is encoded by the exons ATGGGCTCGAAGCATAATTTGCCGGCAAACAGAAACCGAGGTCCTATATCTCTATTTGCTGTGATTGGTCTATGccttttcttttacattttggGAGCATGGCAGAGAAGTGGATTTGGGAAAGGAGATAGCATAGCAATGGAAATTACCAGGTTATCAAATTGCAACACTGTTAAAGACTTGAACTTTGAAACTCATCATAGTATCGAGATTACTGAATCTACTGAACCAAAAACAAAGGTTTTCAAACCATGCGACAAAAAGTACACAGATTATACACCTTGCCAGGAGCAAGACCGAGCTATGAGATTCCCTAGGGAGAATATGATATACAGGGAAAGGCATTGTCCTCCAGTAGACGAAAAGTTGCACTGCCTCATTCCAGCACCCAAAGGTTATATGACTCCGTTTCCTTGGCCTAAAGGCCGTGATTATGTTCATTATGCCAATGTTCCATATAAGAGCCTGACAGTTGAGAAGGCAAATCAGCATTGGGTAGAGTTTCAGGGCAATGTATTTAAATTTCCTGGTGGTGGGACAATGTTTCCTCAAGGAGCCGATGCATATATTGATGAACTAGCATCAGTTATTCCAATTGCAGATGGTTCCATTAGAACAGCTCTGGATACTGGTTGTGGG GTTGCTAGCTGGGGTGCATATTTGTTCAAGAGAAATGTATTAGCCGTGTCGTTTGCACCAAGGGACAATCACGAAGCACAGATACAGTTTGCACTTGAGCGTGGTGTACCTGCTTTTATTGGCGTATTGGGTAGTATACGCCTTCCATTTCCATCTAGATCCTTTGATATGGCCCAGTGTTCAAGATGCCTCATACCATGGACTTCAAATG ATGGTATGTATCTGATGGAAGTTGACAGAGTCCTCAGACCTGGTGGCTATTGGATCCTATCTGGCCCTCCAATCAACTGGAAGACCTATTACCAGACATGGAAACGTGCTAAGGAGGATCTAAATGCAGAGCAGAAGAAAATCGAAGAGCTAGCCGAGCAGCTTTGCTGGGAGAAAAAATATGAGAAGGGAGATATTGCCATCTggaggaaaaaggaaaatgacaaATCCTGTAAAAGGAAGAAGACTGCAAAAATATGTGAAGCAAATGATGTAGAAGATGTCTG GTACCAGAAAATGGAAACATGCGTCACCCCTTTTCCCGAGGTAACAAGTGATGGAGAAGTAGCAGGAGGGAAATTGAAGAAGTTCCCAGCACGGCTTTTTGCTGTACCTCCCAGAATATCCGAGGGTCTAATTCCAGATGTTACAGCTGAATCCTTTGAAGAGGACAACAAAATATGGAGGAAGCATGTCAATGCTTACAAGAGGATAAATAACTTGATTGGCAGCCCACGATATAGGAATGTGATGGATATGAATGCAAACCTCGGGGGATTTGCAGCTGCGGTTCACTCAAAAAATTCTTGGGTAATGAATGTTGTGCCTACAATTTCCAAGAACACTCTAGGAGCCATTTATGAGAGAGGTCTTGTTGGCATGTATCATGATTG GTGTGAGGGCTTCTCTACATACCCGAGGACATATGACTTCATTCATGGAAATGGTGTATTCGATTTGTACGAGAACAA TTGCAATCTTGAGGAcatacttctagagatggaccGTGTTTTGAGACCAGAGGGAATCGTCATCCTCCGAGATGGGGTCGACGTCATGAATAAGGTGAAGAAGATAGCTGCAGGCATGAGATGGGATGTGAAATTGATGGATCATGAGGATGGTCCTCTTGTGCCAGAGAAGATAATGGTTGCTGTTAAACAGTACTGGGTTGTAAGCAGCTCACATAACAGCACTTCCAGTGATGAATAG
- the LOC120091151 gene encoding two-component response regulator-like APRR2 isoform X4, whose protein sequence is MISNIHCLSTMMKCIALGAIEFLQKPLSEDKLRNIWQHVVHKAFNAGGSPVPNSLKPIKDSVASMLHLELENSENENQVQKELEILSGDDDIDHELLEGSDKYPAPSTPQQKHGMRLVDDGDCHDQLNSSLEKECGEQDGESKSVETTCINSLGEGTSQVENSQLPDQEGIKEEANSADGCGAASNIDHETHDQDNISSSEKNKSKPCGLSNPCGTKVSRKKLKVDWTPELHRKFVQAVEQLGVNQAIPSRILELMKVEGLTRHNVASHLQKYRMHKRHILPKEEDGSWSHSKDPMRKNYHPQRPVMAFPPPYHSNHIMPVAPVYPPWGHMTCPSPGVQMWVPPGYPPWRPPEIWPWKSYPGMHADTWGCPVTPPPHSPLSSHPQQHISRFENANPYDKSYGIAFNPIDLQLADEEIDKVVKEAISKPWLPLPLGLKPPSTESVLSELSRQGISTVPSHINGSKLQ, encoded by the exons A TGATTTCAAATATTCATTGCCTAAGCACAATGATGAAGTGCATTGCG CTTGGTGCGATCGAGTTTCTTCAGAAACCACTCTCCGAGGACAAATTGAGGAATATTTGGCAACATGTTGTTCATAAG GCATTCAATGCAGGCGGTAGTCCTGTCCCCAATTCCTTAAAGCCTATTAAAGATTCTGTTGCCTCCATGCTGCATCTAGAATTAGAAAACAGCGAAAACGAGAATCAAGTCCAAAAAGAGTTAGAAATATTGAGTGGCGACGATGACATTGATCATGAACTACTAGAAGGAAGTGATAAGTATCCAGCTCCTTCAACTCCTCAGCAGAAGCATGGAATGCGACTGGTGGATGATGGTGACTGTCATGATCAATTAAACAGTTCGCTCGAGAAAGAGTGCGGGGAGCAAGATGGGGAATCTAAATCTGTCGAAACTACTTGTATCAATTCACTTGGTGAAGGAACTTCTCAAGTGGAAAACTCTCAGTTACCTGACCAAGAAGGAATAAAAGAGGAAGCGAACTCTGCTGATGGCTGTGGGGCTGCAAGTAACATCGATCACGAAACACATGATCAAGACAACATTAGCAGTTCCGAAAAAAACAAGAGCAAACCATGTGGTCTCAGTAATCCTTGTGGGACAAAAGTTAGCAGGAAGAAGCTGAAG GTAGACTGGACGCCCGAACTGCACCGAAAGTTTGTACAGGCAGTGGAACAACTCGGAGTGAATCAAGCAATTCCTTCTCGAATTCTCGAGCTGATGAAAGTTGAAGGCTTGACAAGGCATAATGTAGCAAGCCATCTTCAG AAGTATCGGATGCATAAGAGACACATCTTaccaaaagaagaagatgggaGTTGGTCTCATTCAAAGGATCCAATGAGGAAGAACTACCATCCACAAAGACCTGTGATGGCCTTCCCCCCTCCCTATCATTCAAATCATATAATGCCAGTTGCTCCTGTCTATCCGCCGTGGGGTCATATGACTTGCCCCTCACCCGGTGTCCAGATGTGGGTGCCACCCGGTTATCCGCCATGGCGACCACCAGAAATTTGGCCGTGGAAGTCGTATCCTGGG ATGCATGCTGATACATGGGGTTGCCCTGTGACACCACCTCCTCATAGCCCTCTCTCTTCTCATCCTCAA CAGCATATTTCAAGATTTGAAAACGCCAATCCATACGATAAAAGCTACGGCATTGCATTCAACCCTATCGATCTCCAACTG GCTGATGAAGAAATTGACAAAGTGGTGAAAGAAGCAATCAGCAAGCCATGGTTGCCATTGCCATTGGGGTTAAAGCCACCATCAACAGAAAGTGTACTGTCTGAGCTCTCAAGACAAGGCATCTCAACCGTCCCTTCTCACATCAATGGCTCTAAACTACAATGA
- the LOC120091151 gene encoding two-component response regulator-like APRR2 isoform X2, translating into MVCTANDLHGWKDFPKGLRVLLLDGDSSSAAEIKTKLEEMEYVVVTYCNENDALSAILSKPETFHVAIVEVTTSNHDGNFKFLEAAKDLPTIMISNIHCLSTMMKCIALGAIEFLQKPLSEDKLRNIWQHVVHKAFNAGGSPVPNSLKPIKDSVASMLHLELENSENENQVQKELEILSGDDDIDHELLEGSDKYPAPSTPQQKHGMRLVDDGDCHDQLNSSLEKECGEQDGESKSVETTCINSLGEGTSQVENSQLPDQEGIKEEANSADGCGAASNIDHETHDQDNISSSEKNKSKPCGLSNPCGTKVSRKKLKVDWTPELHRKFVQAVEQLGVNQAIPSRILELMKVEGLTRHNVASHLQKYRMHKRHILPKEEDGSWSHSKDPMRKNYHPQRPVMAFPPPYHSNHIMPVAPVYPPWGHMTCPSPGVQMWVPPGYPPWRPPEIWPWKSYPGMHADTWGCPVTPPPHSPLSSHPQHISRFENANPYDKSYGIAFNPIDLQLADEEIDKVVKEAISKPWLPLPLGLKPPSTESVLSELSRQGISTVPSHINGSKLQ; encoded by the exons ATGGTTTGCACTGCTAATGATTTACATGGTTGGAAAGATTTTCCAAAGGGGCTTAGAGTTCTCCTCCTTGATGGAGACAGCAGTTCTGCTGCTGAGATAAAAACAAAGCTTGAGGAAATGGAGTATGTTG TTGTGACTTACTGCAATGAGAATGATGCATTGTCAGCCATTTTGAGCAAACCCGAAACATTTCATGTTGCCATTGTGGAG GTAACGACAAGCAATCACGATGGGAATTTTAAGTTTCTTGAAGCTGCTAAGGACTTGCCTACCATTA TGATTTCAAATATTCATTGCCTAAGCACAATGATGAAGTGCATTGCG CTTGGTGCGATCGAGTTTCTTCAGAAACCACTCTCCGAGGACAAATTGAGGAATATTTGGCAACATGTTGTTCATAAG GCATTCAATGCAGGCGGTAGTCCTGTCCCCAATTCCTTAAAGCCTATTAAAGATTCTGTTGCCTCCATGCTGCATCTAGAATTAGAAAACAGCGAAAACGAGAATCAAGTCCAAAAAGAGTTAGAAATATTGAGTGGCGACGATGACATTGATCATGAACTACTAGAAGGAAGTGATAAGTATCCAGCTCCTTCAACTCCTCAGCAGAAGCATGGAATGCGACTGGTGGATGATGGTGACTGTCATGATCAATTAAACAGTTCGCTCGAGAAAGAGTGCGGGGAGCAAGATGGGGAATCTAAATCTGTCGAAACTACTTGTATCAATTCACTTGGTGAAGGAACTTCTCAAGTGGAAAACTCTCAGTTACCTGACCAAGAAGGAATAAAAGAGGAAGCGAACTCTGCTGATGGCTGTGGGGCTGCAAGTAACATCGATCACGAAACACATGATCAAGACAACATTAGCAGTTCCGAAAAAAACAAGAGCAAACCATGTGGTCTCAGTAATCCTTGTGGGACAAAAGTTAGCAGGAAGAAGCTGAAG GTAGACTGGACGCCCGAACTGCACCGAAAGTTTGTACAGGCAGTGGAACAACTCGGAGTGAATCAAGCAATTCCTTCTCGAATTCTCGAGCTGATGAAAGTTGAAGGCTTGACAAGGCATAATGTAGCAAGCCATCTTCAG AAGTATCGGATGCATAAGAGACACATCTTaccaaaagaagaagatgggaGTTGGTCTCATTCAAAGGATCCAATGAGGAAGAACTACCATCCACAAAGACCTGTGATGGCCTTCCCCCCTCCCTATCATTCAAATCATATAATGCCAGTTGCTCCTGTCTATCCGCCGTGGGGTCATATGACTTGCCCCTCACCCGGTGTCCAGATGTGGGTGCCACCCGGTTATCCGCCATGGCGACCACCAGAAATTTGGCCGTGGAAGTCGTATCCTGGG ATGCATGCTGATACATGGGGTTGCCCTGTGACACCACCTCCTCATAGCCCTCTCTCTTCTCATCCTCAA CATATTTCAAGATTTGAAAACGCCAATCCATACGATAAAAGCTACGGCATTGCATTCAACCCTATCGATCTCCAACTG GCTGATGAAGAAATTGACAAAGTGGTGAAAGAAGCAATCAGCAAGCCATGGTTGCCATTGCCATTGGGGTTAAAGCCACCATCAACAGAAAGTGTACTGTCTGAGCTCTCAAGACAAGGCATCTCAACCGTCCCTTCTCACATCAATGGCTCTAAACTACAATGA
- the LOC120091151 gene encoding two-component response regulator-like APRR2 isoform X3, with product MLVTTSNHDGNFKFLEAAKDLPTIMISNIHCLSTMMKCIALGAIEFLQKPLSEDKLRNIWQHVVHKAFNAGGSPVPNSLKPIKDSVASMLHLELENSENENQVQKELEILSGDDDIDHELLEGSDKYPAPSTPQQKHGMRLVDDGDCHDQLNSSLEKECGEQDGESKSVETTCINSLGEGTSQVENSQLPDQEGIKEEANSADGCGAASNIDHETHDQDNISSSEKNKSKPCGLSNPCGTKVSRKKLKVDWTPELHRKFVQAVEQLGVNQAIPSRILELMKVEGLTRHNVASHLQKYRMHKRHILPKEEDGSWSHSKDPMRKNYHPQRPVMAFPPPYHSNHIMPVAPVYPPWGHMTCPSPGVQMWVPPGYPPWRPPEIWPWKSYPGMHADTWGCPVTPPPHSPLSSHPQQHISRFENANPYDKSYGIAFNPIDLQLADEEIDKVVKEAISKPWLPLPLGLKPPSTESVLSELSRQGISTVPSHINGSKLQ from the exons ATGTTG GTAACGACAAGCAATCACGATGGGAATTTTAAGTTTCTTGAAGCTGCTAAGGACTTGCCTACCATTA TGATTTCAAATATTCATTGCCTAAGCACAATGATGAAGTGCATTGCG CTTGGTGCGATCGAGTTTCTTCAGAAACCACTCTCCGAGGACAAATTGAGGAATATTTGGCAACATGTTGTTCATAAG GCATTCAATGCAGGCGGTAGTCCTGTCCCCAATTCCTTAAAGCCTATTAAAGATTCTGTTGCCTCCATGCTGCATCTAGAATTAGAAAACAGCGAAAACGAGAATCAAGTCCAAAAAGAGTTAGAAATATTGAGTGGCGACGATGACATTGATCATGAACTACTAGAAGGAAGTGATAAGTATCCAGCTCCTTCAACTCCTCAGCAGAAGCATGGAATGCGACTGGTGGATGATGGTGACTGTCATGATCAATTAAACAGTTCGCTCGAGAAAGAGTGCGGGGAGCAAGATGGGGAATCTAAATCTGTCGAAACTACTTGTATCAATTCACTTGGTGAAGGAACTTCTCAAGTGGAAAACTCTCAGTTACCTGACCAAGAAGGAATAAAAGAGGAAGCGAACTCTGCTGATGGCTGTGGGGCTGCAAGTAACATCGATCACGAAACACATGATCAAGACAACATTAGCAGTTCCGAAAAAAACAAGAGCAAACCATGTGGTCTCAGTAATCCTTGTGGGACAAAAGTTAGCAGGAAGAAGCTGAAG GTAGACTGGACGCCCGAACTGCACCGAAAGTTTGTACAGGCAGTGGAACAACTCGGAGTGAATCAAGCAATTCCTTCTCGAATTCTCGAGCTGATGAAAGTTGAAGGCTTGACAAGGCATAATGTAGCAAGCCATCTTCAG AAGTATCGGATGCATAAGAGACACATCTTaccaaaagaagaagatgggaGTTGGTCTCATTCAAAGGATCCAATGAGGAAGAACTACCATCCACAAAGACCTGTGATGGCCTTCCCCCCTCCCTATCATTCAAATCATATAATGCCAGTTGCTCCTGTCTATCCGCCGTGGGGTCATATGACTTGCCCCTCACCCGGTGTCCAGATGTGGGTGCCACCCGGTTATCCGCCATGGCGACCACCAGAAATTTGGCCGTGGAAGTCGTATCCTGGG ATGCATGCTGATACATGGGGTTGCCCTGTGACACCACCTCCTCATAGCCCTCTCTCTTCTCATCCTCAA CAGCATATTTCAAGATTTGAAAACGCCAATCCATACGATAAAAGCTACGGCATTGCATTCAACCCTATCGATCTCCAACTG GCTGATGAAGAAATTGACAAAGTGGTGAAAGAAGCAATCAGCAAGCCATGGTTGCCATTGCCATTGGGGTTAAAGCCACCATCAACAGAAAGTGTACTGTCTGAGCTCTCAAGACAAGGCATCTCAACCGTCCCTTCTCACATCAATGGCTCTAAACTACAATGA